The nucleotide sequence GTTCGACATCCTGGCGCGCCGTGCCCCGCGCACCACGGGCCGGACCCTCGCCGCGATCGGGGCGGACGTACGAGACGGCCGGCGGGACGGCGTCGGCGGCCTGGTCGAGGCGGTCGAGTCCGCACGCGGTTCCTACGTGGCCGTGCAGGGCCCTCCCGGCACCGGCAAGACGTACGTGGGCAGCCGCGCGGTGAAGGAACTCCTGGACCGGGGCTGGACGGTCGGTGTCACGGCCCAGTCCCACGCGGTGGTGGAGAACTTCCTCGACCAGCTGATCGGCGTCGGTGTGGACCCCGACCGCGTGGGCAAGGAGCCCAAGGACCCGGACGGACCGCACCGCTGGACGTCCCTGAGCTCATCGGAGGTCCATGCCTTCCTGGCACCGGGCCGGGTCCTGGGCGGCACCGCGTGGACCTTCGCGAACGCCGCGGCCCAGCCGGTCGACCTCCTGGTGGTGGACGAGGCCGGGCAGCTCTCCCTCGCGCACCTCCTGGGCGCGAGCGCCCTGGCCGAGACGGTGCTGCTGCTGGGTGACCCGCAGCAGCTCCCCCAGGTCAGCAGGGGCGAGCACCCCCAGCCCATCGGCGACGCGGCCCTGACCTGGATCGCGGAGGGCGCCCCCGTGCTCCGCGCCGACCGCGGCTTCTTCCTGGACACCTCGTGGCGCATGCACTCGGCGCTCACCCACGCCGTCTCCGAGCTCTCCTACGCCGGCCGGCTCGGCGCGCGGGAGGAGGTCACGGACGCCCGCCGGCTCGACGGCGTGGAGCCCGGGCTGCACCCGTGGCCGGTCTCCCACACGGGCAACGCGGTGTCCTCGCCGGAGGAGGCCGCGGCCGTCGTCGAGATCATCCAGTCACTGCTCGGCCGCACCTGGTCCACCGGCCCGGACGACCCCGGCCGGCCGCTCGAGCCGTCCGACGTGATCGTGGTGGCCCCGTACAACGCGCAGGTCGCCACGGTCCGGGAGGCGCTCGACGCCGCCGGCCTCGAGGGCACCACCGTCGGCACCGTGGACAAGTTCCAGGGCCGGGAGGCCGCCGTCGCGATCCTGACGATGGCCGCGTCCTCACCGCAGGAGGTGCCGCGCGGGCTGGACTTCCTCCTGAACCGGAACCGGCTCAACGTGTCCATCTCGCGCGGACAGTGGGCCGCCTACCTCGTCCACTCCCCCGCCCTCGCGGACGCGCTGCCCACCGGGCCCGAGGACCTGCCGATGATCGGCGCGTTCCTGCGGCTCGTGCACCGCTGACTCAGTCGGCGGCGCCCTGGCGCAGCAGGAACCGCTGCAGCTTGCCGGAGGGGGTCTTGGGCAGCCGGTCCACGAAGTGCACCCGGCGCGGGTAGGCGTGCTTGGAGTACTCGTCGCGGACCTTCGCGGCTCTTCACGAACGAGGGTGTAGCGCGGGTCTGAACCCTCCGGCTTCGAGCAGTGACCGAGCGATGTAGTGGGTGAGGTTGCGGAAGCCGAGGGCGGAGCCGCGGAGGTGTTCGAGCCGCCCGTTGATGGCCTCGGTCGGGCCGTTGCTGGTGCCGGGGCGGTCGAAGAACGCGAGGATGTCGCCCGCCCGCTGCTTCATGGTCCGGCCGAGCTTGCGGACCTCGACGAGCGCCGCGGGAACGCCGCTGCTGATCGTAGCGATCACCTCCTGCATCATCGCCTTCGCTTTCTTCTTGTCGGGCTCCCGGTAGGCCGCGACGATGCGCTGGTAGATGCCCCAGGTCGCCTCGACCTCGATGTGCTCCTCGCTCGCGAACACTGCGTCCAGGCGTGCCCGCTGCCGGTCGGTGAGCAGGCTCGCCCCGGTGTGCAGGGTGCGGCGGGCTTTGTAGAGCGGGTCGCCCTTGAGCCCGCGGTGACCGGTGGTGTCTTGCTGGACCCGACGCCGGCAGACATCCAGCGCGTCGCCGGCGAGGCGGACCACGTGGAACGGGTCCATGACGGGGACGGCGTCGGGGAGTTCCTCGGCGGCAGCGGTCTTGAACCCGGCGAAGCCGTCCATCGCGACCACCTCGATCCGCTTCGCCCAGTCCGCAGGGCGGGCGGCGAGCCACTGCTTGAACACCGCCTTGGAGCGGCCCTCGACCATGTCCAGCAGCCTCGCCGGCCCGGTCTTGTTCCTCGCGGGGGTGAGGTCGATGATCACGGTGACGTACTTGTCGCCCAGCCTCGTGTGTCGCCAGACGTGCTCGTCGACACCGATCGTGGTGACCCCGTCGAACCGGGCGGGGTCGTCGATCAGGCGCCGCTTGCCTTCCGCGAGGACGGCGGCGTTCGCGGCACTCCAGGACACCCCGAGACCTGCGGCGACGCGGGTGACGGTGAGGTGGTCGATGACGATGCCCCGCAGCGCCCACTCCAGGCCGCCGCGGGAGATCTTCGCACGCGGCGCCGCTGCCCGCGTCATGTCCTGCCGCCACGTGCGCCGGCAGTGTCCGCACCGGTACCGGCGCACCCGCACCAGCAGGGTCGTCGGCCGGTGCCCGAACGGCTCGTGCGCCAGTCGACGCGTGACCGTGTCCCGCGGCACGCCCTCGACACCGCACTTCCGACACCACGGGTCGTCCTCGACGACGCGGCATTCGATCGTGGCCCGATCCGGCTCGATCAGCTGGCCGACGGCGACGAGGCCGAGCTCGTCAAGGCGGCAGAACGTGGTCAGGTCAGGGGTCGCGAAAGTAGGGTGGAGCACGTCGAGGTCTTTCGGGATGGCGAGCGTGAAGAACTTCCATCATCCGGGAGACCTCGACCCCTACCCGGCCACCGACGCGCTCAACCGACTACACCCTCGTTCGTGAAGAGCCACCTTCGCCTGCAGCTCGGCCGCCAGGGCGTCCGGGTCCGCGACGGCCCCGGCGGGCACCACGAACGCCACGACCTCCTCGCCGCGCACCCCCTCCGGGTCCGGCAGGCCGACGACGGCGACCTCCTGCACCCGCGGGTGGTCGATGAGCACGGACTCCACGTCGAACGGGCCGATCCGGTACCCGGCGGCGAGGATCACGTCGTCGTCCCGGGAGGAGAAGAAGAACCAGCCGTCGTCGTCCTGCCGGGCGGTGTCCCCGGTCAGGTACCAGCGGCCGTCCGGGGTGAAGCGCTCCGCGGTCTTCTCCGGCTCCCCGAGGTAGCCGGGGAACCAGAACAGGGGCGAGGCCGCGTCGATCGCGATCTGCCCGTCCCGGATCTGGGCGGCGATCCCCGGCAGGGGCACACCCATCGAACCCGGGCGGGGCGGCGCGGCCAGCTCGGGGTGCGCGAGGGTGCAGATGACCATGCCCAGCTCGGTCTGGCCGTAGTGGTCGCGGATCTCGGTGCCGAGGGCCGTCCGGCCCCATTCGAGCACGGTCGGCGGCAGCGGCTCCCCCGCCGTGGACACGCGCCGCAGCCGCAGCGGGGCGTCCTCGGTGACCTCCCCGGCCTTGGCCAGCGCGCGGAACATCGTGGGGGCGCCGGCGAGGTTCGTGACGTCCTGCGAGCGGATCACCTCGACCATGGTCGCCGGGGAGAAGGCGCCGCGGTACTGCACCGAGGTCGCCCCGAGCATCAGCGTGCCGACGATCCCGTAGTACAGCCCGTACGCCCAGCCGTGGTCGGCCGCGTTCCAGAACAGGTCCTCGGGGCGCAGGTCCACCGCGCACGTGAGGTAGACGGCGAACGCGGCGGCCGCGCGCAGCGGCACGGGCACCCCCTTGGGGCGGCCGGTGGTGCCGGAGGTGAACAGCAGGGCGATCGGCCCGTCCCCGCCGACGGCGACGTCCTCGCCCAGCGGCGCGGAGTCCGCGAGCGCGTCCCACTCCGGGCCGGTGCGGATGATCTCGATGCCGGGGATGTCCGTGAGCTTCTCGGCCTGGCGGGGTTCGGCGACGACGAGCCGCGCCGCCGCGCCCTCGATGCGCATCCGGGCGGCGCCCGCGGCGAACGCGGTGAACAGCGGCACGTGCACGGCGCCGAGCCGCCACAGGGCCAGCAGCGTGATGACGAGCTCCTCCCGTTTGGAGATCATCACGGGGACTCGGTCGCCGCGCGTGACGCCGCGGGCGGCGAGGCCGGTGGCGAGGCGGCGGGAGCGGTCGGCCAGCTCGCCGAAGGTGAGGTCGACGGCGGACATGTCCTCCGCCACGAACCGGAACGCCACGGCGTCGGCCGGCCAGCGGTCGCAGAGCAGGTGGGCGGCGCAGGCGTCCGGGGTCTCGACGTCGGCGACCCACCCGGCCATCAGCCGGTCGATCGTCCCGGCCTCGTGGGCCTGCCCGGTCCGTTCCGTCATCTCGGTCTCCTCATCCCTCTCGGCACGCCGACGCCGGGCGACGGCGACGTCAACCACGGTAGGTCCGCCGCGCCCCGGGCCACCGGGCGCGTCCGCATGTTGCACTCGCCACCCCGTCGCGGCTGAGGGCAGGATGGCGCCATGACTGATCTCGATCCCGCCACCCCTCGCCCCTCAGGGACGCGCGCGGACGCCCCGCCCCGGACCGACGTCGCGCTGCGCCCGGTGGCCGCCGACGACGCCGACTTCCTGTGGACCTGGATCCACGGCGCCGAGGACCCCGAGTGGAAGTCGTGGGACGCCCCCTACTTCCACGCCGCGGACACGGCCGCCCCGCCGAGCCGCGCGGACTTCGACGCCGACCACGCGCGCCGGCGCGTCGGCGACCCGGACGTCCGGGTCGTCACGGTGGACGGCACCCCCGTCGGTCTCGTGACCCGCACGGAGCAGCATCCGGCGGGCGCGGGCTGGTGGGAGCTCGGCATCCTGCTGTTCGACCCGACCACGTGGGGCCGCGGCGTCGGGCGGGCGGCGCTCACGCTGTGGTCGGACGCGTCGTTCGCGGAGACGGACGCGCACCTGCTGAGCCTGGTCACGTGGTCCGGCAACGCGCGGATGATCGCGTCGGCGGTCCGCGTCGGGTACACCGAGGTCGCCCGCATCCCCGAGGCGCGCTCCTGGGAGGGCCGGCGATGGGACTCGGTGCAACTCGCGGTGCTGCGGCGCGACTGGTGGCCGGCGTCGACGGACGGCTGAGGACGGACCCGGCCCTCGCCTTCGTCGGGCGTCCGCGGCGCCTGCCAGAATGGGGGCCATGACCTCACAGCCCGCGTCCACCGCCCACCGCCGTTCCCTCGCCGAGGCCGGCATCGCCCTCGGCCCCCTGGACGGCCGCTACCGTGCGGCGGTGGAGCCGCTCGTGGAGCACCTGTCCGAGGCGGCGCTGAACCGCAACCGCATCCACGTGGAGGTCGAGTGGTTCATCCACCTGGCCGAGCACCGTGTGCTGCCGGGTCTGACGCCCCTCACGGCCGAGCAGCAGGCGGGCCTGCGGGCGATCGTCACGGACTTCGACGCGGAGTCCGTGGCCGAGCTGGCGGCCACCGAGAAGGTCACGGTGCACGACGTGAAGGCCGTCGAGTACTTCATCGCCGACCGCCTCGAGGGGCTGGGTCTGGGCCGGCTGAAGCCGCTCGTGCACTTCGCGTGCACCTCCGAGGACATCAACAACCTCGCCTACGCGGTGGGCGTGCGCGACGCCGTCGAGCAGGTCTGGCTGCCGGCCGCCCGCGCCGCCGTGGCCACCGTCTCCGCGATGGCCGCCGAGGCCGCCGAGACCCCCATGCTCTCCCGCACGCACGGCCAGCCGGCCACGCCCACCACGCTGGGCAAGGAGATGGCCGTGTTCGTGCACCGTCTGACCCGCCAGACCCGGCGCATCGCCGGCCAGGAGTACCTGGGCAAGATCAACGGCGCCACCGGCACCTACGCCGCCCACCTCGCCGCCGCCCCGGACGCGGACTGGCCGGCCCTGTCCCGGTCCTTCGTGGAGCACCTCGGCCTCACCTGGAACCCGCTGACCACCCAGATCGAGTCCCACGACTGGCAGGCGGAGCTGTACGCCGACGTCGCGCGCTTCAACCGGATCCTCCACGGCTTCTGCGTGGACGTGTGGAGCTACATCTCCATCGGCTACTTCGCGCAGATCCCCGTGGCCGGTGCGACCGGCTCCTCCACCATGCCGCACAAGGTGAACCCGATCCGCTTCGAGAACGCCGAGGCCAACCTCGAGCTCTCCTGCGCCCTGCTCGACTCGCTGGGCGCCACCCTCGTGGAGTCCCGTTGGCAGCGCGACCTCACGGACTCGACGTCGCAGCGCAACATCGGCGTGGCCCTCGGCCACTCGGTGCTCGCCCTGACCAACGTCACCAAGGGCATGGGCCAGCTCCAGGTCGCCGCGCCCGTACTGGCGGAGGACCTCGACACGAACTGGGAGGTGCTCGGCGAGGCCGTCCAGACCGTGATGCGTGCCGAGGCGATCGCCGGCGTCGAGGGCATGGACAACCCCTACGAGCGCCTCAAGGAGCTGACCCGCGGCCACCGCGTGGACGGGGCGCGCATGCGCGAGTTCGTGCAGGGCCTCGGCCTGTCGGAGGCGGCCCAGGCGCGCCTGCTCGCCCTCACGCCCGCCGGCTACACGGGCCTCGCGGCGCGCCTGGCCGCCGAGTTCGGCGGGCGCTGACGGGTCTGCCGAACAAAAAAAACAAATACGATGTGAGCATGCGCGATCCCGTGCCCTGCCCAGACCAGCCGAACAGCCCCTTCACGCCGGGGTACGGGCGGCGTCCCCTCGTGTTCGGCGGCCACGAAGACCTGCTCCGCGACATGGGCAGAGTTTTCCAAGACCATGACTTCGGCGAGAACCAGTCCGTCCTCCTGTCCGGGCTGAGGGGCGCCGGAAAGACCTCCATGCTGCAGCGGATCGAAGACCTCGCCCGAGATGCTGGTTGGCTCGTGATCAGCGAGGATGCCAGCGCGGGCCTCCAACGCCGGCTGGTGGAGAGCACGTTGCCAGACGTCGTGAATTCCCTACCCCGGCAGACCAAACGTGAGCTCAAGGAACTGGGGCTCTGGCACTTCTCCGCCGCGTGGGAGGTCACAGAGCGTCCCTCTCGTCCACTCATGCGCAATGATCTGGTGACCGTTGCCCAACATGCCGGGGTGCGCGGAATCCTCATCACGATCGACGAGGTCTCCTCGGGCAAGACGCGCCTGCGAGAGGTCAGCGCCGTCGCACGGGAGATCTCCCATGCCATCAGCCGCGGAGCAGACATCGTCGTGGCATTCGCCGGCATCAAGGTCGACCTCGACGAACTCGTACGGCAGGAGCACACGACCTTTCTCCGCCGCTCCCGGACCGCCGACTTCCACCGACTTTCTCCGAAGGAGACCCGCCACGTCCTCGCGGAGACGGCACGCCTCGGCGGCCGGGAGTTCACCGCAGAAGCCCTGGAGATGCTGATCGCCGCGGCCCAGGGCTACCCCTACCTCGTCCAGCTGCTGGGCGACTACGCGTGGCGACACCGGCCGAACCAGCCCCGGATCGACCTGTCTGCCGCCGAGGCAGCCCGCGCCCGGGGGCTGCAGGCGGTGATGGACCGCGTGCTGTCAAAGGTCTTCAACGACCTCTCCGCCAAGGATCAGGAGTTCCTCCGCGCCATGGCTGTCGACGAGGAGCGATCCCGCATCGGCGACATCACCGCGCGCCTCGGCTCCTACAGCCAGTATGTGAATCAGTATCGGAACCGACTCATCGACAGCGGCTACGTGCAACCGGACGGACACGGGTACCTCCGCTTCGCCCTTCCCTACCTCGGCGCCTACATCCGCTCTCTGACCGACAGGGGCCCGGCGTCGGCTCCGGACGACGACTGGAGCGCCTACCCGCCTCCCCTGACATGACGGGCGCCGCCCCGGGCTGCGCGGACACCACAGGAGCGTCCCCGCTACCGTGACCCCATGCTGACCTCCTCCGTCGCCGTCTGGCTGCTGACCACGACCCCCAAGAACCCGGAAGAGCTCCAGCGCGACCTGCCCTCCGCCGTCGACGAGACCGGCCAGGTGGCCCAGGCCGTGACCCAGATCGTCACGACGGTGGACCTGGTGGGCGTGTTCTTCTTCGCGATCTCCGGCGCCATCCTGGCCGTCCGGAAGGGGTACGACATCGTCGGCTCGCTGCTGCTGGCGCTCATGGTGGGCACCGGCGGCGGCGTGATCCGCGACCTGATCGTCAACCAGGACGTCACGGCCGCGTTCCGCAACCCGTGGTACCTGATCCTGCCCGTGCTGGCGTGCCTTGCCGTGTTCTTCAAGGTGTTCGACGGGGAGCGCGGCAAGCACGCCGTGATGCTCGTGGACGCGGTGGGCCTGGCCGTGTACTGCGTGGTCGGCACCCGGATCGCGCTGCTCGGGGGGCTCTCCCCCGTCTCGGCCGCGGTGCTCGGTCTCGTCACGGCGGTGGG is from Micrococcus luteus NCTC 2665 and encodes:
- a CDS encoding AMP-binding protein, giving the protein MTERTGQAHEAGTIDRLMAGWVADVETPDACAAHLLCDRWPADAVAFRFVAEDMSAVDLTFGELADRSRRLATGLAARGVTRGDRVPVMISKREELVITLLALWRLGAVHVPLFTAFAAGAARMRIEGAAARLVVAEPRQAEKLTDIPGIEIIRTGPEWDALADSAPLGEDVAVGGDGPIALLFTSGTTGRPKGVPVPLRAAAAFAVYLTCAVDLRPEDLFWNAADHGWAYGLYYGIVGTLMLGATSVQYRGAFSPATMVEVIRSQDVTNLAGAPTMFRALAKAGEVTEDAPLRLRRVSTAGEPLPPTVLEWGRTALGTEIRDHYGQTELGMVICTLAHPELAAPPRPGSMGVPLPGIAAQIRDGQIAIDAASPLFWFPGYLGEPEKTAERFTPDGRWYLTGDTARQDDDGWFFFSSRDDDVILAAGYRIGPFDVESVLIDHPRVQEVAVVGLPDPEGVRGEEVVAFVVPAGAVADPDALAAELQAKVALHERGCSRLSASVAG
- a CDS encoding ATP-binding protein, which produces MRDPVPCPDQPNSPFTPGYGRRPLVFGGHEDLLRDMGRVFQDHDFGENQSVLLSGLRGAGKTSMLQRIEDLARDAGWLVISEDASAGLQRRLVESTLPDVVNSLPRQTKRELKELGLWHFSAAWEVTERPSRPLMRNDLVTVAQHAGVRGILITIDEVSSGKTRLREVSAVAREISHAISRGADIVVAFAGIKVDLDELVRQEHTTFLRRSRTADFHRLSPKETRHVLAETARLGGREFTAEALEMLIAAAQGYPYLVQLLGDYAWRHRPNQPRIDLSAAEAARARGLQAVMDRVLSKVFNDLSAKDQEFLRAMAVDEERSRIGDITARLGSYSQYVNQYRNRLIDSGYVQPDGHGYLRFALPYLGAYIRSLTDRGPASAPDDDWSAYPPPLT
- a CDS encoding ISL3 family transposase yields the protein MLHPTFATPDLTTFCRLDELGLVAVGQLIEPDRATIECRVVEDDPWCRKCGVEGVPRDTVTRRLAHEPFGHRPTTLLVRVRRYRCGHCRRTWRQDMTRAAAPRAKISRGGLEWALRGIVIDHLTVTRVAAGLGVSWSAANAAVLAEGKRRLIDDPARFDGVTTIGVDEHVWRHTRLGDKYVTVIIDLTPARNKTGPARLLDMVEGRSKAVFKQWLAARPADWAKRIEVVAMDGFAGFKTAAAEELPDAVPVMDPFHVVRLAGDALDVCRRRVQQDTTGHRGLKGDPLYKARRTLHTGASLLTDRQRARLDAVFASEEHIEVEATWGIYQRIVAAYREPDKKKAKAMMQEVIATISSGVPAALVEVRKLGRTMKQRAGDILAFFDRPGTSNGPTEAINGRLEHLRGSALGFRNLTHYIARSLLEAGGFRPALHPRS
- the purB gene encoding adenylosuccinate lyase codes for the protein MTSQPASTAHRRSLAEAGIALGPLDGRYRAAVEPLVEHLSEAALNRNRIHVEVEWFIHLAEHRVLPGLTPLTAEQQAGLRAIVTDFDAESVAELAATEKVTVHDVKAVEYFIADRLEGLGLGRLKPLVHFACTSEDINNLAYAVGVRDAVEQVWLPAARAAVATVSAMAAEAAETPMLSRTHGQPATPTTLGKEMAVFVHRLTRQTRRIAGQEYLGKINGATGTYAAHLAAAPDADWPALSRSFVEHLGLTWNPLTTQIESHDWQAELYADVARFNRILHGFCVDVWSYISIGYFAQIPVAGATGSSTMPHKVNPIRFENAEANLELSCALLDSLGATLVESRWQRDLTDSTSQRNIGVALGHSVLALTNVTKGMGQLQVAAPVLAEDLDTNWEVLGEAVQTVMRAEAIAGVEGMDNPYERLKELTRGHRVDGARMREFVQGLGLSEAAQARLLALTPAGYTGLAARLAAEFGGR
- a CDS encoding GNAT family N-acetyltransferase encodes the protein MTDLDPATPRPSGTRADAPPRTDVALRPVAADDADFLWTWIHGAEDPEWKSWDAPYFHAADTAAPPSRADFDADHARRRVGDPDVRVVTVDGTPVGLVTRTEQHPAGAGWWELGILLFDPTTWGRGVGRAALTLWSDASFAETDAHLLSLVTWSGNARMIASAVRVGYTEVARIPEARSWEGRRWDSVQLAVLRRDWWPASTDG
- a CDS encoding trimeric intracellular cation channel family protein: MLTSSVAVWLLTTTPKNPEELQRDLPSAVDETGQVAQAVTQIVTTVDLVGVFFFAISGAILAVRKGYDIVGSLLLALMVGTGGGVIRDLIVNQDVTAAFRNPWYLILPVLACLAVFFKVFDGERGKHAVMLVDAVGLAVYCVVGTRIALLGGLSPVSAAVLGLVTAVGGGLLRDVVAGEHPAVFGGRGWYAVPALIGAAATSALGQAEWLSIYTMLAVMLAVLALRVVSLRWEWMAPGAEITGETQRQRMDPDDAPPVPDVRDQGSPDDPPRESGQEPTTPTPQVEENGMDRAVEGDDAASRR